TACTTTTAACATGCTCatccaaattatcaaaataaCGCTCAAAATGGGTCCTCAAGGCCCATATTTCATTCagtttttattcttattcttttgccTCAGGTTCCTTCTTAGACTTCATGATTCAACTTTAGAGCTTGATTTCTAACTCTCTCCCCTTTacttggatatttttttttttttgataagtaatatgatatttcattgataaaaggataggcatagcccaagtacactagaggtatacaaaAGCATACACCTTTTTAAGAACTAGTAACagttacaagaaaatcatgaaaactaagcCCATTTAAATCCAACCCAATAGCCCACATAAATAGAGTCTTCCAAAAGaaactcctaaactcttccaaggaaCGTTCATGGTCCTCAAAGAGTCTCTCATTACGttcactccaaatacaccaaagaatacaaatagGGGTCATTTTCCAAACAGCTGCAATCTGTGGTGTCCCAGTAATACCTCTCTAGCATGCCAGAAGATCAACCACCCGGCCTGGCATCACCCATGCTATTTCCATCTTGCTGAAAAGGTAGTTCCACATGTCTCTAGCATACTCACAGTGTAAAAGTAGATGATCCACCGTTTTCCCACTCTTCtgacacatacaacaccagtccGTGATAACAAGGCCTCTTCTCCTCAGATTATCATTAGTCAGTATCTTGCCTAAGGctgctgtccaaacaaaaaaggCAGCCTTTGTTGGTGCTTTAgtcctccaaatgttcttccaggGGAAAGAATGTCCTTGTTGCCCAGTAATAGAATTATAAAACGAGCGTACTGTGAATTTTCCTTTCCTCGAAGGTCTCCAAATCATCACATCTTCAGTTGTGGCAGCAATAGGAATGTTATatagcaaattaaaaaaatccaccAGCATGTTCACTTCCCAATCGTGTACCTCCCTATTTAGGCTGATATTCCACTCTTGTGAACCTTGTATAGTTACCCTCAAATCAGCTACCATGGCATCTGGATCCCTTGCAATACTGTAAATAGCGGGATAAGCCTCCTGCAACACTGTGTCACCCACCCAACAATCCTTCCAAAAGCGTATCCTTCTTCCATCCCCCAAGCTCAATCGAGTATTACTAGCAAAAGAATCTCATCCTTTCCGTATGAacttccacaaccccactccataGGACCCCCTTCCCTCTTTTGTACACCAACTCCCCATTTCACAACCATATTTCAAATCTATCACCCCTTTCCATAAGGCTCCACTCTCATTGTTATATCGCCAAAGCCATTTTCCTAATAAAGACCTATTAAGAATCCTCACATTCCTAACCCCCAATCCGCCATCTCTCAAGGAAATGCACACCTTATCCCAGCCCACtaaatgaaacttaaactcCTCTCCTATTCCACTCCATAAAAAATCACGTTGAAGTTTTTCCATTCTACATGCAATGCTAGCAGGAAGAGGGAATAGAGACAAATAGTACGTAGGAAGATTTGAGAaagtgctcttaataagagtgagCCGCCCCCCTTTGGATAAATATAACCTTTTCCAACCAGCCAACCTACGCTCAAATTTTACTTGGATATTTGGATGCCCTTTTGTATAATTGCTAAATAACCCATTCTGAATTGCAGGTAATACGTGCATAGAGATCTTAGAAGTTTTGACTTCAATCATCTCAATAATGTTACCCCCTTTTTTCTAATAAAAGGATGGATACACTACTCCAAATTACATTTGATAAAATTTTCCATCGGTTCATCCATATCTTTGACTGCAGTCATGAGCATGGTAGGGATGCCTGCACCCATACTTCTTGTAATACCGGTACTTAGACTAGGCAGAACCTGGTTCCAgcttaaaactttatttttcaGTATCCTGTTCTTTTGAGCAGGTTCgcaactctttttttatttatagtaaGGTTTTTCTCTTGTACACTTCCTCTGTATTAGGGCTCCAcctttttgtatgtttttttaataaaaccttcaatcaaatatataaaaaaaggaaataaatcttTAGTAAAAGTAAAAATAGTAGAAAAACAAAATCTCCCTAAAACAGAACTGAGGTCAAACAAACCTTAGCTCCTGGTGCCCACTCTCGATAAGTTATGCCTGTGGCACTGGAAAAGCATTTGATATTATAATCATCAACTGAAATAATACTTTactaaaagagagagagagacggtaGCAGTTTCTGACTAGGTGCACATATTAATCCACAAGATGTACGCAATTGAATTTAGGagtatataaactatatatgaaaGAGCTATGCCGTGACGAGGAAAAGAGGGTATCAATTTGATAGATATACTTTCTGCCAAAGGTCACTCACATGCAGAATAAATTGGTCTGCTTACCAATCTTTTGTTTAACCTAGAAGAAGCATgctaatctatcaaaaacccaAGATGAATTTGAATTATGAGCTCCACCCCTCCTATGCAAATCAAAATCAATCACACGAAGGTTCATGGAGCAACCTCACGtaccattttcttttatttcagaGCCAAACATATGTTGCATTCCCAGCACTTGGAAATAAATACTCAAATGGTCTTTTAATCAGGGAGTGTTGAGCAAAGGTAAGAtgcatttaaaaaatactaatcATGCTTAAATAAGTCTACGCAACGATGAATTGATAGTCCTAATCAACAATCTTTTAAGCAAGCTAATGAGAATTTTAACAATGAACTAAAGGACAATAAATTCGTAACACCAGAAAAGGAGGTTTGTAATACAAATAATAAGCCACATCATAGGATTTTCTATGCTCTTCTCTACCTCGGCAAAATGTTTGCTTAATCTTCTGatcaattgaagaaaaaaaatactaatacttTCTTATTCTTCCCTTCTTCCACgaagatgaaaaatataatacaagtaATAACAGATCACAAACAACTAAGAGAAATGTGCACAATAtgaaaacaattgaattcagGGCATAcagaattgagaaaaaaaatcaaccttCCAAAATGGTCATCTAGTAATACCTGCGAGTGAAACCAAATTTCTCATAACCACGAGAAAATACCTCCAAACCACCTTCATATTTGTCAATTGTGTCACGCAGTCTTTTGTACTGTCCATAACtgtagttgaaaaaaatatattggcaTACAATATATATTGAAGTTTTACAACTGCCTTGGACATTATTGAGCATGTCAAGAATTTAGggggaaaacaaaagaaacataaaCAAAGAACTGTTTAATCAActaaaattaataacaaaaaaaccaTTAGGTAAGAATAACCCTCAAGTATTTACTTATACAAACCACACAATCTATGAGTCACACTTTTAAATGAAGAATAATCATCATTATTCACAGCTTTGGGTTATCATGGAGAGTGATTAGCCATCTGTGTTTgacccttaaaaaaaaaaattctgaataCGGTTTGACCTACCTCACCACTTAAGCTGTTAAAGCTAGTGCAGGAGAAACCAACAACACAAAAGGTAAATGGCTAGCAATATAATCAGGTGACTGAGAAGAGGTGAGATTAAATCTAGCTTCCATTCTGGTGAATGAATAGAGTAAAAGGAGGAAGTTAAGTTGGGGCTCCAAAAAGCTAAATTAAATCAGAATATCTAGTTAAAAATGTCTTCTCTTGATACTGCTTTAAAGGTTCACGGTTGACATGCTTAATTGTCTATGAACAAGATCACAAATGCAAGGACTCTTCACATAACCTAAGTCTGATGCTTCAGCATGAGTTCTATGGATACTCCTATTCAGTTTAAAATTGAATCAAGTCTCTATCTACATTAACAAGTTCTCAAAACGAATGACAAACTGCAATAACTCCATGTGAACATTAACACCTTTTCAGGAACACATTGACACAACTGCAAGAAAATCCAGCAAGATATAACAAAAGAAACACACATAGGCATCAACAGAAAGTTGATAACTGCAGCCACAATGTTCATGACCTGAAGCAACTAATTATGCACCCTTTAGCCACTTAGTAGCTCAGACATTCTGTCTCAGTGTATTACTTGTATAAGCAGAAGATCAAAATGCATCTCACCGGTAGTCAAGATGTTCGCGATAATTGTTCAGAAGTGGGTCTATTTCATATATCCTTTGCCCAGTGCCAGGTGGGGGAATGGTTCTTGTTCTAGCTTCATCCTCTTCTATACTTTCTGTCCCATCAATAGGAGCAGATGCTGCCTCACCTGCAAATGTTGAAGAAGCAGAATCTTGCTCATTATCAATCTCATGGCATCTACTGGGTGGTTCAACAAACTTTTCTTCATCCTCAAGCTTCTTTTCATGTTCAATAGTTGGATCATTTACATCATGCAATACCTAGATAATTAGGAGACAGAAGAAAATTAACTCAAGCACGTAAAGATTGTCAACAAACCAATTCTGCTTTGAGAATTTTAAAGCAAAGAAGGCATTCAGAGAAAAATGACCATAATCACCGATCTAATGAAACCTCTAAGCTTTTCTGTAATACCAAGAATCCGTATCTGCTACTTTGCAGATAACTCAAAGTACTTAGCCTTAATGGCCACCAGCGAGAATAACCAGTTggtgattttaaaataaaaaagaaattaacatGTATAGGAGAAGACTCTGTTGGGGAGGATTTGGGTATGGGTGGTTCAAACTCTCTGCTAGAACTTGTAGCACCCATCAGTGAGACACACAGCATGTGGCAGGCTGATGTGGACGCTACAGAAAATCCTGCTTCTTCCTATTTAATCATCTATACGGGGGAAGATCCCAGGTTTTATGAGCCTTTAAATTCTAGTCCTCTTGTCTCTTGATTACAGGAGTCATCAGCTTGGATTTAACGGAACACTATGCGTTTCATAATTTTGTGGGGAGTATCATGTGATGGGTTTGAGAATGAACTACTGGATTTATTCACAAATATGAATATGTCCGCAAGAATTGCATTAAGAATAAACACTATGcttaattttaaaaaccataacaatattaaaaatactgCTGTTTCTCTCACTCAAAATAGTATACATTGTACATAGAGGAAGAGTACTCCATATCAATCCCTTAAAAATTTGTCATTATCGTTCACAAAGTAAAAAACTAGTCTCTCGTTATTTCTACAGCATGTATAAGACATTAAAAACACAAGCACAGGAAAATTTTGCCACCATAAAGGTAGATGTATGCACATAATATGCCTTTATTGTACATCTGGGCATGTACTCACATACCAGGTGATCTTCCAGACCTGTTTCCGGGTTTTCCAACTGATCTGTCAAGGATAAAGAACCATCTCCCTGGCCGCCAGGAACTAGGACTTTATTAGATGTGGCAACATTTAAAGATGAGGAATCAGAATCAGGAGAAGACATTCGGGCAAAGACCTTCCCTATAAACACTCATCAAATTAGATTTATATTTATGATAGGAGGAAACAGTAGCAATATTTGAAAATCATCAtctgaaaataaatatagaaaatacaaCATGAGCCCCAACATAATGCATTCAGAATTTAAATTGATCAATACTAACTATTCAATTTTACaggtcaaaaagtaaaaaatatcaattttagtGGAAACCAACCATGAAGAAGAAGCACTGCATGCAGCCGTTAAGAATGCACATCTGAGAACTGTCCCTTATTTATCCTAATTTaacaaaatctcaataactcAAGACAACCGGAAGATGTAACTACCCAGCTTAAAAACCAAAGGAATGAGAATGATGCCATATCCGGCATTCGGTGTGAATCTAGGTCATCTCATGCGCATGTTCTTCAATTTAAATGTCCATGGAGTTCCCGCCAGCTTTTGGAGCAACTTCAAACTTTCCAAATTTCTGTTGAGGTTGAAATAACAAGCTTGACAAGTTGCAACTTGCACCTTTACCATTAACAATATTATCCTTCGGATTTCTACTCAGTTAACATCTCCACAAGTATAATTTCACGCCAGTGTAACCACCAAGGTTGAGCCTAAAACCTCATTTCCAATTACCGGGTGCCTAGAATGTTGGATCATACACCTTTGCAGCCTTGATTTGTCACTCGAAGAAAGTACCTAACTCTAAAGCTCCTTAATAAAGAGGTTCCGTGCATATTCTAATTTAGGAAAAGAAGTTTCTACAAGTaggaaaaaattatatcattgagaGGTAATAATGGTCCTTCATAATCACGATTTGGTACCTACAACAAATTTGTTCTATATATTTCGAAGTCTGTAGAACAAatttgtgtatgtatatataaattatatatacatatatatacatattttgaagTATATATATGCGCGTCCGTATGTATTATATACGTTATAAATAAACACTTGCGTATTGCTGAGAGTAGCACGAACCGTCCAAAAGTCGGATTCAGCCACTAGTGCGCGAGCTCCTGCACTGCCTGTTACACCTTAAGCTACGTAATAATCGCATATCGTTCTTTCTATACTGCGATTACTATTTGCCAATAGCTATAAGGATTTGGACCAATAAGTCCGTTGTATTttaattctctttcttttcatttcgttaactctctctcttttcaaacAGAGCTCTCATGGACCGAAAATGCCTCAATCTACAGTGAAAAAATGCTCGAGATTGAACATAGAAGACACAAGAGAAATCAGAATCCAATCGTACATAGTACATACATAATTATCGAAGTTACTATTTGTAGCAACCTACCCTCCAATCAAAAGGAAGACTTCCCCGTACTTGCATGTCACCGTCATAAATGAAATACAGTATCATTTTCAATATCACTATGGCAACTAGAATATACTCCTTGCATTTGTTATAAAGTTGTATGAAAGTTGTTTATATAAGCAAACAAATCAAGACGCCAGAGCTCAAAGCATCAAAGGATCAAGCAGTAAGGCAAACAGAACAgagaacgaaagaaagaaactcgaaagcaagaacataaaaaaGATTGATAGAGACAGTTGTATTACGATAAAACGGTTCCTTCTTCAGCAAGAGGGAGATATTAGTATTGCGAATGCCATTGGAGGTGGATCGACACCAGTTGCACACCGATGGAACGGACGGGGATCGCATCGCCGAGATTGAGTAGACCATTTTGCTAGTATTTTTGTTGAGAGCTTTGAAAACCGAGAGAAGTGTCTAGGCTATGCACTGAGCCACAGAGAAACCGAGAGTACTGGTGAGTGTTTTTTGAGTCGCGGGCACCGAGAGAAgcgtgaagagagagagagagagtggcgcATGTGCATGGAGAAGGTGCTACATGTGAAGTAGAGGATTGTATGGGGTGGGACCTACCGAGGTTGATCTTGCGTCGTCCATCGTTTGGATTTTGCAGACCACGGTATATCGTGGGCTACCAGATGCACCTCTGGTGTCGTTGCAGATCAGAAACGAAAGGCCGTGGGGTTCCCCCCTCCTTTTCTTTCGGGAAAAAAAACAGTTCTCCTACTCTTGATGGAGCATAACATCCACATATGAATATACCATCCCCGTCAAAATCAAGAGGCGCCCTAAACGGCAGATTCATATccccattttttgaaaaaagaaaaaaggatctTTTGGGTGATTGGTGAATAATCTTATGAGAGGATAAGATAAGATACCAAtcactatattaaagtaatcaTGTTAATACAATGATTTTCACTAAATTCTCTGATTAATATATACGTACTTTATTAATAATGATAGGAAACTTAATTTGagtaataaatagaaaaagaaaatggagtaAAACCCATTCAATGTTGAATCATGACCGAATAAAAATCCTTATGGAAATGATAGTACGGACGTTACGCAATGCACACTTATGAactgttaaaaaagaaaaaaaaaatggccttCTCCTTATAACGTCGGTCCAATTTCGTCCATGTTTGCAAGCATATAAGTTATAACTCACCTCCCTAACCTATTTTGTACAAGGGCTTTGCTACGTACAGTCGTCGTGCAATCGGCTGACGTCAGcatctattaaaaataaataaatatctcaCACACTTGCTATTCTCTAAAGTCCATGTTTGCCATCTACTTTCCATTTCGTTCAAAGAGAACAAAAGCCAAGTCTCAACTAACCTCATCGCAGCCTTCTTCCCTTTCAATCCAAGTTATAGGCATCGAGAAGTAGCCTCGTTGCAGCTTCTCCGAAAAGCAGCTTCTCAACTAAAGGGTCCGCGAGCTGAGAGGGCAATCGCTCGAGGCTCTGCCTCTGTCTCCGCCATTTCTCCACGCTCTCTCTGCTCTGGCACGCCGCCTCGATGCAAAGCTCGACCAACTCGCTCTCCATTATCTCTCTCCATCGCTCGCTCGCAGCTTCTCAACTAAAGggttttgtgtgttttttttaattatctgaAAACTATTACACGATGTCAGTTGGCTTTGATTAATAGCAGAGAAGATTGTTTGGAGGCCATAGCTTTCTAATAGATTTTATTGGAATCGTTGAAACTTTAAGGTGTTCATGTTGTCCAACttaattgaattaattgaagCTTTAAGCTGTTGCCCGAGTTTTTAAGATGTTCATGTTGCCCATTCCATCTTCTTCCCATTCTTTGGAGGCGCCTATTCTAGCGGAGGACAACTCCAAAAGAGGAGCCACTCCGTGGACTATGTTTCAAGGTTTCAAAATTTACTTTAATTTTGTGAACCGTAGTTGAGAGAGAAGATGGGGGAAGAAGAGGCTAGGGTTTCAAACGTCCCGATTCTTCACATTTCATTATCAGAAAAAATCCCACCGCCCACAACCACTCTACCCCCATGGATCACGACGAGCGCCAAAGTATTACTGCGAGATGAAGCTTGAAGACCTGGAATTTGATGACCAAGACAACCATCGCAACCTTCGCTTTGTTGAAGACAGACGAAAACGATTCGGGGTTCGGGATGAAGGGGAAGGAGATTTCgaaggaaacaaaaataaattgaaacgAATGCCCCTTTCTCACTTTCTGGTCTTCAAAGGGAGTTGGGGAAGATAACAGGGGGACACAGAGAATTTTTCGGAGGGAGGAGAAAGGGAGAGCTAGCCTTCGATGGATTTGAGGAGAGAAATAGAGGAAATGGGATCTGAGGAGAATGGCAAGCACGAACTTGAGAGAAGCAAAGAGAGGAGGGAAATAAAAGAACTGGTTCTGAGGAGATAGTTCTGAGGAGATGGAAATGGATGGATTTCGATAtggagaggaagagggaggagGAAATGAGATGGAGAGGTCAGACGGAGATGGaaatggagggagggaggaagggAGGAAACTGAGAGCgagaaaaaatagatgaaaaacaCACCGTTTTACTAAATGACGTAGACACGCCGCTTGCAAGCCGATTACACCTGGTGCTTGcatctaacatttttttctGTACAATATCTGTGAATTGCCTTCTAAAATAATAGAGGGGGTAGCAAAAGTCTATTACATTAGAGAGACAGGGCAGACCTAGCATTCTGCAATCTGCATAGACAAAGGAATATGAGAGAGAGTACCAGGATGGAAAAACTTACTGAGAAAAGTTATGTGCTGCACTACTAATGTTGATTATTTTCTTGGTCatgaattaaaattaaagagtataaaaattttattttttaaagatttttatataaggaaaattctataaaaatatatttttcccccaaagaaaacatttttataattttgccTCCAACTTCAATTTTCTGGATTCGCCCGATGAGTAGGAAATAGGCCCACAAATAAAAACTTTAGTGAATAGAACAGTTTCGACCTTGTTTGGttaatcaaaactaaaaatcccatctcatctcatctcatctcaactcattattacaatttttttaaattttcatacaaaatataataaacaatttaactttttcaaatctcaatacaaaattaatattcaaaaattatattataacaatattttattcataactatttaaaacatctcatctcatctcatttgtttAACCAAACGTGATATCTATCCGAACAAGCACGGACATTCTGAGCTAGGATCAAACTCTCCATGAGATTCATAATTACATTACTTATAACATCTTTGCTCTTAAACAAAGTGGATTTATAATTGTCTTTCATTCCAAGTAGACGTTGAGAAGATGATGATCAAAAGAATGATCAAtggcatttttctttctttctgatgtatctttttttctttttctttttttactttctGATGTATCTgtgatgactttttttttttttatatataaatatatgtatctgTGATGACTATATCTAATATTCAACTTATTCCACCAATTCCATTATAACATTAAATCCTTGCGTCTCTATAACCAGCATCCATCAGCTAATGATGAGGAGTGACCTCCATTTTCGATCTTATGCTCTGCCAAATTTAGAAAGAAAGCATATAGATACTGCATTATGACCGTTTACCATAAACCTGAGGACTAATTTGCCAAAATATCGGTGTCACGGACAATCTTCATTGAGGGGAGCACGATTGCAGCCACTGGCTTTTCCTCATATCCACCACCTTCGTCAATGATCAGCCTAAGGCCTTCAACGTAGAGTTTTCCATGGTGACCACTTACCACAATGGTTGGATTCTCAGTCAGTTCCTGTGAGATACCAAATGCCAAATATCTAGACTTCAGTTATACTTCATATCAAGGATTCTAACACCATAATTTATATCTCAATAAAGCTGCAAAAACAACGTTCTGTATAATCAGGAATGACTGAGCAAAGTAACCTCTATCCTAGAAGAAATTAGCAGCAGGAGAAAGTCTTGTTTGAGTAGATAGGAAAAAGAAACTGAGAACCATCACCTTTGGGATATTCCATACAGTTTTCCTCCCGCTAAGAGCCTCTACCTTAGGAACCCGGGTGTCTCGGGCTCTCAAGAAATCCAGCTGCTCTTTGATGTTTTTGTCTCTCTCCAAACCAGCATGCACAGCAATCAACTTACAGTGTAGGATTCCATTCTCAGTTTCCAAACAAACATCATCCTGAAAAAATAGAACGCACATCACCAAGACAGCAAAACCCACTAATTCAGCAAGTTGCTCCCATAATTCACTCCACTATATAATCAATTGCCAAGATTAGTCTTGAACATTTTTCTTGGGatataaatgagatttttttgtgAAGTTGGAAGCGGTTCTTAAAATAGATTTTGATCGAATAGCGCACAGTGTTTCTCCACAGTCCCACCCCAATGTGTGTGGCTATAAGAAATCTTTGATTGgggcaaagaaaaaaaaccctTCTCATGGTTACATCATATATTGCCGGCGCTCATCAGGTGttttgaagaacaagaaaagggGAACCCAAACAAGCCTGACCTCTTCGTGAACCCAAACCAGGTCAGCAAGAAACTTCTTGTGCTCGTCAGGAACTGCCTTAACCAAATCTGTGCACAATTGAAGTTCAGAAACTTAACCCAATAAGACAGCAACAGGACTGATTAACACGCGACCGCTAATCGAATACGAGCATCGATTACCATTGAATATCTAAAAATAGAACCAATAAACCACAGAATAAATAACTACGAATCGCCATTCGCAGTCCATCAAGCCCAGTATCCCAATTGTCCATGGATAGCTCGAAATCATAACTAGTCAAACACGAAACAACAGCAAGAAAAATCATATTGAAAATATGAACAACTATGAACCATAATCACTCGCATTCGCAATTGAGTAACCAAGAATGGATTAAACAAATTAAACTCCAGAGTACCGCGACCAATCAAATCAGATATACCTTCCAATAAACAGAATGAAACCCAAACAAGAATGGAACAGATCGTACCAGCAGATCCGTGAGGAACGCCATAGGACTCGAAAGTGGGCCCAGCATCGTAGATCGAGCCCTTATACTCTGTCCCCTTAGCCGCGTTAAACCTAACCTTAATAGTTCCACCCCACCTCCTCCCTTGCAGGTGCATACACTCGTACCCGTCACCCTTAAACCACCCTTCTCTCTCCTCATTGCCCTCGTACTCCTTCCACGCCTCGGAGAACTCGAACCTCGGAGGCCGAGGCAAGACTCCGACGAACGCTGCGAAAGCGAGGTCGTGGTTTCCGGAGAGAAACACATGGGTCTGGTCGGGGTAACGGGAGGGCAAGCAGAGGAGGAAGTCGATGACCTGGCGGGTGTGGGGCCCGCGGTCGCAGTAGTCTCCGAGGAAGATGACGAGGGCAGTCCGGAATTCTTGCGGGTCGATGAGGGACTCGAGGTTGGACCAGAGGTTTTGGAGCTTCTTGATGTAGCCGTGGATGTCGCCTATGCAGCACACCACTCTGGGCTTGCTGCTGGTCGTGGTGGTggtagaggaggaggaggaggagcagCTGAAGTTGGGTTCTGATTTTAGGTCTGTCATTTgtttacttttcttttatgaaattttcgTACGTGCGTGTATTTAAAGGTTTGTGTTCTTTCGGGATTGGGTCTGTACAGATACCCGACGTTGAGGTGGTGTTGGAGAtgagggtttttttttctttccaattgTTATAccatatatttgtatattataAATGCATACATTATTTCTGTTATAATTATTTCGTTTCACCTCTTAGAATTTTAGTTCATTTATGTATCATTCTTAGAATTCCTAAATTCATATATCAACTCTTAAAAATTAATgtatcaagttttaaaatttctaaattcaatatatcttatttcttcatttatcactattttattttctttatctttatattcctataaaataatgttttgaaaatcatttatacATCACAAAGCATgaataacaaaaattatatgtacagtaatttttgtaaattttttacgtactttattaatgtgattagctACACAAAACTTCAAAATCAATAACAAAATTGTATAATCACCATTAAGAGAGAATAAAATTGTATAATTATCGACTTCTCACTCTT
This genomic interval from Carya illinoinensis cultivar Pawnee chromosome 10, C.illinoinensisPawnee_v1, whole genome shotgun sequence contains the following:
- the LOC122279713 gene encoding tyrosine-protein phosphatase RLPH2-like, with protein sequence MTDLKSEPNFSCSSSSSSTTTTTSSKPRVVCCIGDIHGYIKKLQNLWSNLESLIDPQEFRTALVIFLGDYCDRGPHTRQVIDFLLCLPSRYPDQTHVFLSGNHDLAFAAFVGVLPRPPRFEFSEAWKEYEGNEEREGWFKGDGYECMHLQGRRWGGTIKVRFNAAKGTEYKGSIYDAGPTFESYGVPHGSADLVKAVPDEHKKFLADLVWVHEEDDVCLETENGILHCKLIAVHAGLERDKNIKEQLDFLRARDTRVPKVEALSGRKTVWNIPKELTENPTIVVSGHHGKLYVEGLRLIIDEGGGYEEKPVAAIVLPSMKIVRDTDILAN